The Rhizobium leguminosarum genome includes a region encoding these proteins:
- a CDS encoding carbohydrate ABC transporter permease has translation MAVVSPSETANKGRSDLIAYAILSLISIFCAIPFFWVLIASFDGNAQLFLRWPEQWTFANYIRVFTKEDGAKWLFNSLFVVASATLLVMVLSGLGGYALSRTRAWWKLPFLYAILLIRVLPPTALIVPLYKFLLTLNNAEAALLRPIFGSYTRDIMRWTGFIDGYLGLILVLATMQLPLALWIMKTFFDGLPKDYEEAALMDGATLIQRIRRVLIPLALPGLAAAGLFAFMSAWGDFLLPLIFLSSPELQTLPLGLFRAFLRINEIDYGLLTALAFIYLLPAVVAFGFARRFLVQTFSGGVKG, from the coding sequence ATGGCCGTCGTTTCCCCAAGCGAAACTGCAAACAAGGGTCGATCCGATCTCATCGCCTATGCGATCCTGTCGCTGATCTCGATCTTCTGCGCGATACCCTTTTTCTGGGTGCTGATCGCCTCGTTCGACGGCAATGCCCAGCTCTTCCTGCGCTGGCCGGAACAGTGGACCTTCGCCAACTATATCAGGGTTTTTACCAAGGAGGACGGGGCGAAGTGGCTGTTCAACTCGCTCTTCGTGGTCGCTAGCGCGACGCTGCTCGTCATGGTGCTTTCGGGGCTCGGCGGTTATGCGCTGTCGCGCACCCGGGCATGGTGGAAGCTACCCTTCCTCTACGCAATCCTGCTCATCCGCGTGCTGCCGCCGACCGCACTTATCGTGCCGCTCTACAAGTTCCTGCTGACGCTGAACAATGCGGAGGCGGCGCTGCTGCGGCCGATCTTCGGCAGCTATACCCGCGACATCATGCGCTGGACCGGCTTCATCGACGGGTATCTCGGGCTGATCTTGGTGCTTGCGACAATGCAATTGCCGCTGGCGCTCTGGATCATGAAGACCTTCTTCGACGGGCTGCCGAAGGACTACGAGGAGGCGGCGCTGATGGATGGGGCGACACTCATCCAGCGCATCCGCCGGGTGTTGATCCCGCTGGCGCTGCCCGGGCTTGCCGCTGCCGGGCTGTTCGCCTTCATGTCGGCCTGGGGCGATTTCCTGCTGCCGCTGATCTTCCTGTCGTCGCCGGAGCTGCAGACGCTGCCGCTCGGTCTTTTCCGCGCCTTCCTGCGCATCAACGAGATCGATTACGGCCTGCTGACGGCGCTGGCATTCATCTATCTGCTGCCCGCCGTCGTCGCCTTCGGTTTTGCGCGGCGCTTCCTCGTCCAGACGTTTTCGGGCGGCGTGAAGGGCTGA
- a CDS encoding phytanoyl-CoA dioxygenase family protein, whose product MKTDNQQKLRADRVWLSEDACDLDEFRALAEKTTALADYPAASAVEKNVLIYDSRKVMTAAATPEGRRAVLAEICEAFGEGPGVVVFKRAYEDTGIVDRASTIFDAIIEEQHRTSTGGGDHFAKPGANDRIWNSLEKHCLADPANFAEYYGNAIVALASEAWLGPSYQMTAQVNRVNPGGSAQSAHRDYHLGFQSSKVIEQFPAHVHRLSPVLTLQGAVAHCDMPLESGPTLFLPHSQTYVPGYLALKRQEFRDYFETNHVQLPLEKGDVVFFNPALFHAAGTNRSADIKRVANLLQVSSAFGRAMETVNRERMSARLFPALKALQGRLSPDEIANAVAACAEGYSFPTNLDRDPPLGGLAPKTQAQLMHEALREGWSDAAFTTALAEQAGKKLS is encoded by the coding sequence ATGAAAACCGACAACCAGCAGAAACTGCGCGCCGACCGCGTCTGGCTGAGCGAAGACGCCTGCGATCTCGATGAGTTTCGCGCCCTTGCGGAAAAGACGACAGCGCTTGCCGATTACCCCGCGGCGTCTGCGGTCGAAAAAAACGTGCTGATCTATGATAGCCGCAAGGTGATGACGGCGGCTGCAACGCCAGAAGGCCGACGCGCCGTGTTGGCGGAAATCTGCGAGGCCTTCGGCGAGGGTCCTGGTGTCGTCGTGTTCAAGCGCGCTTACGAAGACACCGGCATCGTCGACCGCGCCAGCACGATCTTCGATGCGATCATCGAGGAACAGCACCGCACCTCGACCGGCGGTGGCGACCACTTCGCCAAGCCTGGCGCCAACGACCGTATCTGGAATTCGCTGGAAAAACATTGCCTCGCCGATCCGGCAAATTTCGCCGAATATTACGGCAACGCCATAGTCGCGCTGGCAAGCGAAGCCTGGCTCGGCCCGAGCTACCAGATGACGGCGCAGGTCAACCGCGTCAATCCGGGCGGTTCGGCGCAGTCGGCGCACCGCGACTACCATCTCGGCTTTCAGTCCTCAAAGGTGATCGAGCAGTTCCCGGCACATGTGCATCGGCTCTCGCCGGTGCTGACATTGCAGGGTGCGGTCGCCCATTGCGATATGCCGCTCGAAAGCGGCCCGACGCTCTTCCTGCCGCACAGCCAGACCTATGTGCCGGGCTATCTCGCGCTGAAGCGGCAGGAGTTCCGGGATTATTTTGAGACCAACCATGTCCAGTTGCCGCTCGAAAAAGGCGACGTTGTCTTCTTCAATCCCGCCCTCTTCCACGCCGCCGGCACCAACCGCTCGGCCGACATCAAACGTGTCGCCAACCTCCTGCAGGTCTCCTCCGCCTTCGGCCGGGCAATGGAAACCGTCAACCGCGAGAGGATGAGCGCCAGGCTGTTTCCCGCCTTGAAGGCCTTGCAGGGAAGGCTCTCGCCTGACGAAATCGCCAACGCCGTCGCCGCCTGCGCCGAGGGCTACTCCTTCCCGACGAACCTCGACCGCGACCCGCCGCTCGGCGGACTGGCGCCGAAAACACAAGCGCAACTGATGCACGAGGCGTTGCGGGAAGGCTGGAGCGATGCAGCCTTTACGACAGCACTTGCCGAGCAGGCGGGCAAGAAGCTGAGCTGA
- a CDS encoding LacI family DNA-binding transcriptional regulator, which yields MAHLFLVKDIAFQAGLSTATVDRVLNGRPGVRRQTEMRVKAAIAELEKQQAGAMGSGRMLAIDIVMETPQRFSDAVRAAFEAEMATFLPGVFRCRFHFTEVMKPAELVQLLDRIRLRGTHGIVLKAPDVAEVAAAVARADAAGIPVVTLVTDLPNSARIAYAGADNRAAGETAAYLIGEFLGAGGGKVLVTLSSGRFRGEEEREIGFRRVIRARYPDIGITEISEGHGTDAATGTLAAAALAADPAINAVYSIGGGNRAVLAAFDMAKRPVRVFVAHDLDADNRALLAARRIGFVLHHDLRTDARSAFRAIMSRATALPRAVTPSLSTVEIVTPYNMPAAD from the coding sequence ATGGCGCACCTCTTTCTCGTCAAGGACATTGCCTTCCAGGCAGGGCTCAGCACCGCGACCGTCGACCGGGTGCTGAACGGCAGACCGGGCGTGCGCCGGCAGACCGAGATGCGGGTGAAGGCGGCGATCGCGGAACTGGAGAAGCAGCAGGCCGGGGCGATGGGCAGCGGCCGCATGCTGGCTATCGATATCGTCATGGAGACGCCGCAGCGTTTCAGCGATGCGGTGCGGGCCGCCTTCGAGGCGGAGATGGCGACCTTCCTGCCGGGCGTTTTCCGCTGCCGGTTCCATTTTACCGAGGTGATGAAGCCGGCCGAGCTGGTGCAGCTTCTCGATCGCATCCGGCTGCGCGGCACGCACGGCATCGTGCTCAAGGCGCCTGACGTCGCCGAGGTGGCCGCCGCCGTCGCGCGGGCGGATGCGGCCGGCATTCCCGTCGTGACGCTGGTGACCGACCTGCCGAATTCGGCACGCATTGCCTATGCCGGCGCCGACAACCGGGCGGCGGGAGAGACCGCCGCCTATCTGATAGGCGAATTCCTCGGGGCTGGCGGCGGCAAGGTGCTGGTGACGCTGTCGAGCGGACGCTTCCGTGGCGAGGAGGAGCGCGAAATCGGCTTTCGCCGCGTCATCCGCGCCCGTTATCCCGATATCGGCATTACCGAAATCAGCGAGGGGCACGGCACCGATGCGGCTACGGGAACGCTTGCCGCGGCAGCGCTTGCGGCCGACCCTGCCATCAACGCCGTCTATTCGATCGGCGGCGGCAACCGGGCGGTGCTTGCGGCCTTCGACATGGCCAAACGTCCCGTGCGCGTTTTCGTCGCCCATGATCTCGATGCCGATAATCGCGCCCTGCTTGCGGCGCGTCGGATCGGCTTCGTGCTGCATCATGATCTCAGAACCGATGCGCGTTCGGCCTTCCGGGCGATCATGAGCCGGGCGACCGCCTTGCCGCGCGCGGTTACGCCCTCGCTTTCAACAGTCGAAATCGTCACGCCCTACAATATGCCCGCGGCCGATTGA
- a CDS encoding SMP-30/gluconolactonase/LRE family protein produces MGDNPIYEIRDERFGAMVIGSAGLEELYSGCRWTEGPVWFSDLNCLLWSDIPNERMMRWTPDGTISVFRSPSNYVNGNTRDRQGRLVSCEHGGRRVTRTETDGTITVLADSYQGKRLNSPNDVVVHSDGGVWFTDPTYGILSDYEGHKAEPEQPTRNVYRIDPVSGAVDAVVEDFIQPNGLAFSPDETKLYIADSGSAKHEVPRHIRVFDVIDGERLANSRYFCSLDVGHPDGFRFDVAGNLWTSASDGVHCFSPEGTLLGKIRVPQTVSNLTFGGPKKNRLFITATRSVYSIYIKTTGAQYP; encoded by the coding sequence ATGGGCGACAATCCGATTTATGAGATCCGCGACGAACGCTTCGGTGCAATGGTCATCGGCAGCGCCGGCCTCGAGGAGCTTTATTCCGGCTGCCGCTGGACGGAAGGTCCGGTCTGGTTTTCCGACCTGAACTGCCTTCTCTGGAGCGATATCCCGAATGAACGCATGATGCGCTGGACACCGGATGGTACGATCTCCGTCTTCCGCTCGCCCTCCAACTACGTCAACGGCAATACCCGCGATCGGCAGGGCCGGCTGGTCTCCTGCGAACATGGCGGCCGCCGTGTCACCCGCACCGAGACGGACGGCACCATCACCGTTCTCGCCGACAGCTACCAGGGCAAGCGGCTGAACTCGCCGAACGACGTCGTCGTGCACTCCGACGGCGGGGTCTGGTTCACCGATCCGACCTACGGCATCCTGTCGGATTACGAGGGCCACAAGGCCGAGCCCGAGCAGCCGACGCGCAATGTCTACCGGATCGACCCCGTAAGCGGCGCGGTCGACGCCGTCGTCGAGGATTTCATCCAGCCGAACGGCCTTGCCTTCTCGCCCGACGAGACGAAACTCTATATTGCCGATTCCGGCTCCGCAAAACATGAAGTGCCGCGCCATATCCGCGTTTTCGACGTCATCGACGGCGAACGGCTCGCGAACAGCCGCTATTTCTGCAGCCTCGATGTCGGCCATCCCGACGGCTTCCGTTTCGATGTCGCCGGCAATCTCTGGACGAGTGCCTCCGACGGCGTGCACTGCTTTTCGCCCGAAGGAACGCTGCTCGGCAAGATCAGGGTGCCGCAGACGGTGTCCAACCTCACCTTCGGCGGCCCCAAGAAAAACCGGCTCTTCATCACCGCGACGCGTTCGGTCTATTCGATTTATATCAAGACGACCGGCGCACAATATCCATAG
- a CDS encoding SDR family oxidoreductase, translating into MSTDHGRLDGKIAIVTGGTQGLGATIARLFAERGAEGIVICGRNEAKGKAKAAEISAATGARIVYVKADLGKVEDAQHVVRACDETFGRVDALVNAAAITDRGTILDTSPELFDAMFAVNVRAPFFLMQEAIKVMRREKIEGTIVNIGSMSAKAGQPFIAAYCASKGALETLTKNTAYALLRNRIRVNGLNIGWMASEGEDRIQREYHDAPADWLEKAAASQPFGRLVDPHEVARACAYLSSSESGLMTGSVICFDQSIWGAYDGSPHPVAAL; encoded by the coding sequence ATGAGCACAGACCACGGCCGCCTCGACGGCAAGATCGCCATTGTCACCGGCGGCACGCAAGGATTGGGCGCGACCATCGCCCGCCTCTTCGCCGAACGCGGCGCGGAAGGCATCGTCATCTGCGGCCGCAACGAAGCCAAAGGTAAGGCAAAGGCGGCGGAGATTTCGGCTGCTACCGGCGCCAGGATCGTCTACGTCAAAGCCGACCTCGGCAAGGTCGAGGATGCACAGCATGTCGTGCGCGCCTGTGACGAGACCTTCGGCCGCGTCGACGCGCTGGTCAACGCCGCCGCCATCACCGATCGCGGCACCATTCTCGATACCAGCCCGGAGCTCTTCGACGCCATGTTCGCCGTCAATGTGCGCGCGCCGTTTTTCCTGATGCAGGAAGCGATAAAGGTCATGCGCCGGGAAAAGATCGAGGGCACCATCGTCAACATCGGCTCGATGTCGGCCAAAGCCGGCCAGCCCTTCATCGCCGCCTATTGTGCCTCCAAGGGCGCGCTGGAAACGCTGACGAAGAACACCGCTTATGCGCTCCTGCGCAACCGCATCCGCGTCAATGGTCTGAACATCGGCTGGATGGCCTCCGAAGGTGAGGACCGCATTCAGCGCGAATATCACGATGCCCCCGCCGACTGGCTGGAGAAGGCGGCGGCAAGCCAGCCCTTCGGCCGTCTCGTCGATCCGCACGAGGTGGCGCGCGCCTGCGCTTACCTGTCGTCTTCCGAATCCGGCCTGATGACCGGCTCGGTCATCTGCTTCGACCAGTCGATCTGGGGCGCTTATGACGGCTCGCCGCATCCGGTCGCCGCCCTCTGA
- a CDS encoding ABC transporter ATP-binding protein, whose amino-acid sequence MINLRNVRKFYGALEVIKGVDITVEDGEFAVFVGPSGCGKSTLLRMIAGLEGIDDGDLILNGKRINDVPPDKRGIAMVFQSYALYPHMSVAENIGFSLSLKKVPEAEIRRQVEGVAEILQLTDYLDRRPAALSGGQRQRVAIGRAIIKKPALILFDEPLSNLDSALRVQMRAELQRLHRELKATVVYVTHDQVEAMTMADRIVVLNKGVVAQEGAPMSLYHAPDNEFVATFIGSPKMNVIPVTITRPAAGKVHLDSPIGLSLDLADANGAVPQGEAKLGIRPEHLKIAAEGQDHFTAEVVIVERLGVETYMTVGSQEQPIVVRAEGDIAVRPGDRVSLTADPAACHLFDSAGRVIRPATA is encoded by the coding sequence ATGATCAATCTCAGAAACGTTCGCAAATTCTACGGCGCGCTCGAGGTCATCAAGGGCGTCGACATCACCGTGGAAGATGGCGAATTCGCGGTTTTCGTCGGTCCGTCCGGCTGCGGCAAGTCCACGCTGCTGCGGATGATCGCCGGCCTCGAAGGCATCGACGACGGTGACCTCATCCTCAACGGCAAGCGCATCAACGACGTACCGCCTGACAAGCGCGGCATCGCCATGGTATTCCAGTCCTATGCACTCTATCCGCATATGAGCGTTGCCGAAAATATCGGCTTCTCGCTCAGCCTGAAGAAGGTCCCGGAGGCGGAGATCCGCCGGCAGGTGGAGGGTGTCGCCGAAATCCTGCAGCTTACCGACTATCTCGACCGCCGCCCGGCCGCCCTTTCCGGCGGCCAACGCCAGCGCGTGGCGATCGGCCGCGCCATCATCAAGAAGCCGGCGCTGATCCTGTTCGACGAGCCGCTGTCGAACCTCGATTCGGCGCTGCGCGTGCAGATGCGCGCCGAGCTGCAGCGCCTGCATCGTGAGCTGAAAGCGACGGTCGTCTACGTCACCCACGACCAGGTGGAGGCGATGACGATGGCGGACCGCATCGTCGTGCTGAACAAGGGCGTGGTGGCACAAGAGGGTGCGCCGATGTCGCTCTACCATGCGCCGGACAACGAATTCGTCGCGACCTTCATCGGCTCGCCGAAGATGAACGTCATTCCCGTCACGATAACGCGGCCCGCGGCCGGCAAGGTGCATCTCGACAGTCCGATCGGGCTTTCGCTCGATCTCGCCGATGCCAACGGCGCGGTGCCGCAGGGCGAGGCCAAGCTCGGTATCCGGCCGGAGCATCTGAAGATCGCAGCCGAGGGCCAGGACCACTTTACCGCCGAAGTCGTCATCGTCGAGCGCCTCGGCGTCGAGACCTACATGACCGTCGGCTCGCAGGAGCAGCCGATCGTCGTGCGCGCCGAGGGCGATATCGCGGTGCGGCCGGGTGATCGCGTGTCGCTGACGGCCGATCCCGCCGCCTGCCATCTGTTCGATTCCGCCGGCCGGGTCATTCGTCCGGCAACCGCCTGA
- a CDS encoding ABC transporter substrate-binding protein has protein sequence MKKMVLGGLCAILLSAVSTLAQAETIRIANHGQAGIDAMKSTVERIEKKYGVTVEVIEYPAPDKDYLTKLLTELGAGNAPDLFSIPTTAAVADMVEAGYLAPVTKEFKAWDGYANLYDVAKELAVSPDGETYVMPFMLGIQEIYYRKDVLEKAGISTEQPKTWQELLDRAAEIKQKTGAYGLLFPAGVSWGSGAFDEGFQHLLVGSKTPQLVDADGKLDLNGEGIKDVFNVYKELIDKDLMPTQPLLGPEPWVVPKYQMFPEGKLAATTCGSWCYIFDWGRESKNPIPDVTKVVGTWTVPGQSSGQYVLANLAAPWAVNSKSDNTELAIKALMEIGSIETQVSYAARIGNIPASKDAADNAEFQKLTELVPIHAAAGNGVFLKQASGFGTVSEGVARATEALLRKETDAAGAQKILVDYVKETLGDDMVK, from the coding sequence TTGAAGAAAATGGTTCTTGGCGGCCTATGCGCCATTCTGCTGAGCGCGGTTTCGACGCTGGCACAGGCAGAAACAATCCGAATTGCAAATCATGGTCAGGCCGGCATCGATGCGATGAAGTCGACGGTCGAGCGGATCGAAAAGAAATATGGCGTCACCGTCGAGGTCATCGAATATCCGGCACCCGACAAGGATTATCTGACCAAGCTCCTGACCGAGCTCGGCGCCGGCAACGCGCCCGACCTGTTCTCCATCCCGACGACGGCTGCCGTCGCCGACATGGTGGAAGCCGGTTACCTCGCGCCTGTTACCAAGGAGTTCAAGGCCTGGGACGGCTACGCCAACCTTTATGACGTCGCCAAGGAGCTTGCCGTCAGCCCGGATGGCGAAACCTATGTGATGCCGTTCATGCTCGGCATTCAGGAAATCTATTACCGCAAGGACGTTCTCGAAAAAGCCGGCATCTCCACCGAGCAGCCGAAGACCTGGCAGGAACTTCTCGACCGCGCGGCCGAGATCAAGCAGAAGACCGGCGCCTACGGCCTACTCTTTCCGGCCGGCGTTTCCTGGGGAAGCGGCGCCTTCGACGAAGGCTTCCAGCACCTGCTCGTCGGTTCCAAGACGCCGCAGCTGGTCGATGCCGACGGCAAGCTCGATCTGAATGGCGAAGGCATCAAGGATGTCTTCAACGTCTACAAGGAACTGATCGACAAGGATCTGATGCCGACGCAGCCGTTGCTCGGGCCCGAGCCCTGGGTCGTGCCGAAGTACCAGATGTTCCCGGAAGGCAAGCTCGCCGCGACCACCTGCGGCTCCTGGTGCTATATTTTCGATTGGGGTCGCGAAAGCAAGAACCCGATCCCTGACGTGACGAAGGTGGTCGGCACCTGGACGGTTCCCGGCCAGAGCAGCGGCCAGTATGTGCTTGCCAATCTCGCTGCGCCGTGGGCCGTCAATTCCAAGTCAGACAATACGGAACTGGCGATCAAGGCGCTGATGGAGATCGGCTCGATCGAGACGCAGGTTTCCTACGCCGCCCGCATCGGCAACATCCCGGCCAGCAAGGATGCGGCTGACAATGCCGAGTTCCAGAAGCTGACGGAACTGGTTCCGATCCATGCCGCGGCCGGGAACGGCGTCTTCCTGAAGCAGGCCTCCGGTTTCGGTACGGTCTCGGAAGGTGTCGCGCGCGCCACCGAAGCGCTGCTGCGCAAGGAAACCGATGCCGCCGGCGCCCAGAAGATCCTTGTCGACTACGTCAAGGAAACGCTCGGCGACGACATGGTCAAGTAA
- a CDS encoding adenylate/guanylate cyclase domain-containing protein has translation MDYSDVSTIAAWVTEQGLKGVSESELMTGFCSACRDAGLPLDRGLALMDTLHPVHEGRAFRWDSIEEIQAEFEYGPTISGEAASNWQRSAFYHLWSRNEREIRRRLGFGDPIDFSMLDTIAEAGHTDFVAMMHRFSEAGTIGEMDCFFSHFATKHPDGFSDHDLAILRKLVPVLGLAIKCIALGRIARTIAEVYLGEDAARQVMEGKISRGKSERISAALWFSDLLNYTKISDSVPPEEIIPLLNDYSEAVITAIHESGGNVLKLIGDGVLAIFKGEVPAETCRAALSAESLLREKLITLNAARAADGRATTDVYIGLHIGDVFYGNIGSQDRLDFTVIGPAVNEVSRIASMCRSVDLNLLISSDFAAAIPEEERTALACVGRYALRGVQRAQELYTLDSARLNG, from the coding sequence ATGGATTACAGCGACGTCAGCACGATTGCAGCCTGGGTGACCGAGCAGGGACTGAAGGGTGTTTCCGAATCCGAGCTCATGACCGGCTTCTGCTCGGCTTGCCGGGATGCCGGCCTTCCGCTCGACCGCGGCCTGGCGCTGATGGATACGCTGCATCCGGTGCATGAGGGCCGCGCCTTCCGCTGGGACAGTATCGAGGAGATCCAGGCCGAGTTCGAATATGGTCCGACGATTTCGGGGGAAGCGGCGTCGAACTGGCAGCGTTCGGCCTTCTATCATCTTTGGTCTCGCAACGAGCGGGAGATACGCCGGCGTCTCGGTTTCGGCGATCCGATCGATTTCTCCATGCTCGATACGATTGCCGAAGCCGGCCACACGGATTTCGTGGCGATGATGCATCGTTTTTCCGAGGCCGGCACGATCGGCGAGATGGATTGCTTCTTCTCGCATTTCGCGACCAAACATCCGGACGGCTTTTCCGATCACGACCTCGCCATCCTGCGCAAGCTGGTGCCGGTGCTGGGGCTGGCGATCAAATGTATTGCGCTCGGGCGTATCGCTCGCACCATCGCGGAGGTCTATCTCGGCGAGGACGCCGCGCGCCAGGTGATGGAAGGCAAGATCAGCCGCGGCAAATCGGAGCGGATTTCCGCGGCACTCTGGTTTTCCGACCTGCTGAACTACACCAAAATTTCCGACAGCGTGCCGCCGGAGGAGATCATCCCGCTGCTCAACGATTACAGCGAGGCGGTGATCACGGCGATCCACGAGTCCGGCGGCAATGTGCTGAAGCTGATCGGCGACGGTGTGCTCGCCATCTTCAAAGGCGAGGTGCCGGCCGAAACGTGTCGTGCGGCGCTGAGCGCCGAGTCGCTGCTGAGGGAAAAGCTAATCACGCTGAATGCGGCGCGCGCGGCCGACGGCCGGGCGACGACCGACGTCTATATCGGCCTGCATATCGGTGATGTCTTCTACGGTAATATTGGCAGCCAGGACCGGCTCGACTTCACTGTCATCGGTCCTGCCGTCAACGAGGTCAGCCGGATCGCCTCGATGTGTCGTTCCGTCGATCTCAATCTCTTGATCTCCTCCGATTTTGCCGCAGCCATACCGGAGGAAGAGCGCACCGCGCTCGCCTGCGTCGGACGTTATGCCCTGCGTGGCGTTCAGCGTGCGCAGGAACTCTATACGCTCGATAGCGCCCGGCTGAACGGCTGA
- a CDS encoding Gfo/Idh/MocA family protein: protein MTRKLRLGVIGAGLKAAEYAESWVKMPEIEFASLADTTAASRQRLIDVCLAAGAPEPKGFEDYRQMLAECRGELDIVYVSTPHAFHAEQATTVAEAGLDLFLEKPMVTTVAEAERLIAAQKKSGVTIVTAFQGGLSPLVLDTRRRALAGEFGELIAISGMIWESWSSNYDGHWKQQPDISGGGFMFDTGAHMMNTVCLLANSDFDSVSAYMNNHGRQVDIATAVSARLKNGALVTLTAAGEGPPGCASYITFFYSKAIVRIDAWGGWREISVGRTAEPREEAEILGNPMKNFLAIREGKMENSGSVEMGLRFARLWDAIKESAAADGASVRIVAQ from the coding sequence ATGACTAGGAAATTGCGCCTCGGCGTCATCGGCGCTGGCTTGAAGGCGGCGGAATATGCCGAGAGCTGGGTCAAGATGCCGGAGATCGAATTTGCTTCACTCGCCGACACCACGGCGGCGTCGCGCCAGCGCCTGATCGACGTCTGCCTCGCCGCCGGCGCACCCGAACCGAAGGGCTTCGAGGATTATCGCCAGATGCTTGCCGAATGCCGGGGCGAACTCGACATCGTCTACGTCTCGACCCCGCACGCCTTCCATGCCGAGCAGGCAACCACCGTCGCCGAGGCCGGCCTCGACCTCTTCCTGGAAAAGCCGATGGTGACGACGGTTGCTGAGGCCGAGAGGCTGATCGCCGCACAGAAAAAGAGCGGCGTCACCATCGTCACCGCCTTCCAGGGCGGCCTGTCGCCGCTGGTGCTCGACACGCGCCGGCGGGCGCTCGCCGGCGAATTCGGCGAGCTGATCGCCATATCGGGCATGATCTGGGAAAGCTGGTCGTCCAATTATGACGGCCACTGGAAGCAGCAGCCTGACATCTCCGGCGGCGGCTTCATGTTCGATACCGGCGCCCATATGATGAACACCGTCTGCCTGCTCGCCAATTCCGATTTCGACAGCGTCTCGGCCTATATGAACAATCACGGCAGACAGGTCGATATTGCCACCGCCGTCTCCGCCCGGCTGAAGAACGGCGCGCTGGTGACACTGACGGCCGCCGGCGAAGGCCCTCCGGGCTGCGCCTCCTACATCACCTTCTTCTATTCGAAGGCGATCGTGCGCATCGACGCCTGGGGCGGCTGGCGCGAGATCAGTGTCGGCCGTACCGCCGAGCCGCGCGAGGAAGCCGAGATTCTCGGCAACCCGATGAAGAATTTCCTCGCCATTCGCGAGGGAAAGATGGAAAACTCCGGCTCCGTTGAAATGGGCCTCAGATTCGCTAGGCTATGGGATGCAATTAAGGAATCGGCAGCGGCCGACGGCGCTTCCGTCAGGATCGTCGCCCAATAG
- a CDS encoding ThuA domain-containing protein, producing MTIKVTIWNEGRHEQLHRQVQEIYPDRIDGAIASGIAHADFEIRRGTLDDPDEGLPDSVLNDTDVLLWWGHMAHEEVSDGLIDRVQQRVLKGMGLLVLHSGHHSKLFRRLMGTNANLSWRETPDGDLERVWVVNPSHPIAEGLPPYFEVNASEMYGEPFGIPQPDELVFISWYSGGEVFRSGCTFQRGRGRIFFFSPGHETYPIYHDKTVHKVISNGIRWARQKHTDGRILENWHRAEPLHGRPDRAKA from the coding sequence ATGACAATCAAGGTCACCATCTGGAACGAGGGACGCCACGAGCAGCTCCACAGGCAAGTTCAGGAGATCTACCCTGATCGTATCGACGGAGCGATCGCGTCAGGCATTGCCCATGCCGATTTCGAAATTCGCCGCGGCACGCTGGATGATCCGGATGAAGGGCTGCCGGATTCCGTGCTCAATGATACCGACGTGCTGCTCTGGTGGGGGCATATGGCGCATGAGGAAGTCAGCGACGGGCTGATCGACCGCGTGCAGCAGCGCGTGCTGAAGGGCATGGGCCTGCTGGTCCTGCATTCCGGCCATCATTCCAAGCTCTTCCGCCGGCTGATGGGCACCAATGCCAACCTGTCCTGGCGCGAGACGCCTGATGGCGACCTGGAGCGCGTCTGGGTGGTCAATCCCTCGCATCCGATCGCCGAGGGGCTGCCGCCCTATTTCGAGGTCAATGCCTCGGAAATGTATGGCGAGCCCTTCGGTATTCCGCAGCCGGACGAGCTGGTGTTCATTTCCTGGTATTCCGGCGGCGAAGTGTTCCGCAGCGGCTGCACCTTCCAGCGCGGGCGTGGGCGCATCTTCTTTTTCAGCCCCGGCCACGAGACCTACCCGATCTATCACGACAAGACCGTGCATAAGGTGATCTCGAACGGCATCCGCTGGGCGCGGCAGAAACACACCGATGGCCGCATCCTGGAAAACTGGCACCGGGCCGAGCCGCTGCACGGCCGCCCCGATAGAGCGAAGGCCTGA